A single genomic interval of Anopheles marshallii chromosome 2, idAnoMarsDA_429_01, whole genome shotgun sequence harbors:
- the LOC128718478 gene encoding uncharacterized protein LOC128718478, translated as MSEKCPSPEREATPLTEYQLNARIAGMGKLPNFTGEPEEWPLFYAMYRSSTASCGFSDVENALRLRQHLKGKAFGAVRNLLIYPSTVGKAIESLKTRFGRPELLCLSMLKKMGQLKAPQSDKWSTVMYFGYAVKDMCLTIKETGRPEYLNSYTLLWELVAKLPTHFQLEWAQHERRFETASLAEFGQWMEEVAKDIARMERS; from the coding sequence ATGTCTGAGAAATGTCCTTCCCCAGAGCGTGAAGCGACACCGTTGACCGAATATCAACTAAATGCTCGGATAGCTGGTATGGGAAAGCTACCCAATTTTACCGGTGAACCCGAAGAGTGGCCCCTGTTCTACGCAATGTACCGTAGTTCTACGGCGTCGTGCGGTTTTTCGGATGTGGAGAATGCACTTCGCTTACGTCAGCACCTCAAAGGAAAAGCTTTCGGGGCGGTTCGGAACCTTCTCATATACCCCTCAACCGTGGGCAAAGCGATCGAAAGCCTAAAAACGCGATTCGGCAGACCGGAGCTGCTTTGTTTATCGATGCTTAAGAAGATGGGCCAACTGAAGGCACCGCAAAGCGATAAGTGGTCAACAGTAATGTACTTTGGATATGCTGTAAAAGATATGTGCCTCACCATAAAGGAAACGGGACGACCAGAATACTTGAACAGTTACACCTTGCTGTGGGAGCTAGTCGCGAAGCTTCCGACCCATTTTCAGCTCGAATGGGCTCAACATGAACGTCGTTTTGAGACTGCATCGCTGGCCGAGTTCGGACAATGGATGGAAGAGGTGGCAAAGGATATTGCAAGGATGGAACGTTCGTGA